DNA sequence from the Schistocerca americana isolate TAMUIC-IGC-003095 chromosome 2, iqSchAmer2.1, whole genome shotgun sequence genome:
TGGACTCTTTGAACCATACAAGCAATATGAAATCACAGAATGGGGGAATTCAATGAATGGAAGGAAAAGAATATTCATACTACAGAAGAAAGCCATTCGAATTAAATCGAAAATGAAGCAAAAAGAATCTTGTAGAAACTGTTTCAAAGATCTTAATATTTTGACATGTCCATCACTGTATATATTCAAGACTACTGTGATGCATTAGGAGATCCTACAAAACTGGAACCAATGAGACTGTTCATCCACATAACACAAGAAACAGGAAACAATTATGGTGCATTTCACAAAGACTCCACATTTTTGAAAAATGACCTCAATCCTTCAGTATCAAGTTATTAGAAGCATTGCAAAGAGGCCTACAAAACCTCAAAACTGAGATGATATTACCTGCAACCCTAAAAAAGTTTCCAATAGAAGAAGAATTCTATAGTGTGGCTGAGTACATGAGCAGACAGTAAGTAACAGTTCATCCTGAGAGTCATAAATTCCATGTACCACATTATGAGAAACTAGAATTAGAAAGTAAACTAGTACTAAAACTACTCATGTACAACATAAGATAATGTTGTTGCGAAATTATATTTTTTAGCTCTGGTGTACATATTGTAAATCATTGTGCATTATGTAACATTATGCACATACTAGCCCTCacaagggctagtagaattccttggataacagaagaaatattgaatttaattgataaaaggagacactataaaaatgtacaaacgtctcaaaaatgagatcaacaggaagtgcaaaatggctaagcagggatggctagaggacaaatgtaaggatgtagaggcttatctcactaggggtaagatagatactgcctacaggaaaattaaagagacctttggagagaagagaaccacttgtatgaatatcaagagctcagatggaaacccagttcccagcataaaaggggaagcagaaaggtggaaggagtatatagagggtctatacaagggcgatgtacttgacgacagtattgtgggaatggaagaggatgtagatgaagatgaaatgggagatatgatactgtgtgaagagtttgacagagcactgaaagacctgagtcaaaacaaggccccgggagtagacaacattccattagaactactgacggcattgggagggccagtcctgacaaaactctaccaactggtgagcaagatgtataagacaagctaaataccctcagactgcaagaagaatataataattccaaacccaaagaaagcaggtgttgacagatgtgaaaattactgaactatcagtttaataagtcacagctgcaaaatactaaaacgaattctttacagacgaatggaaaaacaggtagaagccgacctcagggaagatcagtttggattccgtagaaatattggaacacgtgaggcaatactgaccctacaacttatcttagaagaaaaattaaggaaaggcaaacctacatttctagcatttgcagacttagagaaagctttttccaattctaaaggttgcagggataaaatacagggagcaaaaggctatttacaatttgtacagaaaccagatggcagttataagagtcgaggggcatgaaagggaagcagtggttgggaagggaatgagacagggttgtagcctctacccaatgttattcaatctgtatattgagcaagcagtacaggaaacaaaagaaaaattcagagtaggtattaaaatccatggagaagaaataaaaactttgaggttcaccgatgacattgtaattctgtcagagactgcaaaggacttggaagagtagttgtacggaatggacagtgtcttgaaaggaagatataagatgaacatcaacaaaagcaaaatgaggataatggaatgtagtcaaattaagtcgggtgatgctgagggaattagattaggaaatgagacacttaaagtaataaaggaattttgctatttggtgagcaaaataactgctgatggtcaaagtagagaagatacaaaatgtagactggcaatggcaaggaaagcgtttctgaagaagagaaatttgttaactttgagtatagatttaagtgtcaggaagttgtttctgaaagtatttgtatgggatgtaggcatgtatggaagtgaaacatggatgataaatagtttggacaagaagagaatagaaactttcgaaatgtggtgttacagaagaatgctgaagattagatgggtagatcacataactaatgaggaggtactgaatagaattggggagaagaggagtttgtggcacaacttgacaagatgaagggatcggttggtaggacatgttctgaggcaccaagggatcacaaatttagcattggagggcagcgtggagggtaaaaatcatagagggagacaaagagatgaataaactaagcagattcagaaggatgtaggatgcagtaagtactgggagatgaagaagcttgcacaggatagagtagcatggagagctgcatcaaaccagtctcaggactgaagaccacaacaacaaaaaatgcataTACTGTGTAATCTATTATATGTTTTTACTGTGTAATCTATTATATACACATTGTCTAGAATGTAAGCATAATGACATGTCCTATGTTACAAGGACACATATGTAAGATGTAGAAATGGTAACTTATGGGATCAATAAAAATCgaaatcatttcattttcataatgCTCATACTCCAATGCTAACATTCAAAGAAGGCAACAGCGTAACACAAAaaatgcctccccccctccccccccccacacataaaACCTTTTGGCATTTCCTGAATATAGATCTTCTCTTGAAACTTGTAGAATACTATTTTGGAGTAAAACCAACAAATGGTttgaagcaattttttttattacaggaagTGAGAGATTTGACTTATATACCACAACTCTCCACAGTTCACAAACCCCAGTTCACAAAGTTAAGTATAATTACAGCAtcttccctacacacacacacacacacacacacacacacacacacacacacacaaaggggaATTCTGTTAATCAGAGTGAACAATGGAGATTAACAAACAAATGTAGACTATCATAGTTATAATGTGTAAAGCAATGAATACAAGGTAAACCCACTGAAAGACCTGGGCCACATTAAAATCGTACTTCACAATGAAATACCATTTGATATCAAGTGATAgaatgagaaaaataaaataataataataatgaaacatttctTCTTGAGAAATGTTTTAACACTCCTGCTGAAAGTGTTGTCAACACACTTATGCAAATCCCCagcatatttttccacatttatttacATACAGATAGCAGAAGACTAGATTTTACTGTATAATTTACAAAAGAGGATTTCTGCTGTTGTTGTTCTGTTTTTGACACATTAATATATAATGGATCTTGCTGAAGGAACACTGGCAAGTAAAGAAGAGTGATGAAGTGAAAATAGATTAGTGGTGTAATGTAGCTATTATTGTAAATATGGATGTAATTTGTTTCAGTGAAGTTAGTATCTAAGACAAATATGCTTGTTATTACATGCCACTATTTCTATAATTATTTGACAAGTAGAAAATCATTATGCAAAAACATCTAAGGACAAATTAATCAATATCATGCACACATAACATTCATCATACTTCCAGGCAGAAGAAGGTGTGAAGGAACTTCCActtggcgcgcgcgcgcgcgcccacacacacacacacacacacacacacacacacacacacacacacacacacacacacacaagaatggcAAGCCAGCTGTGGGACTTGGGGGGTAGTGGTAAATATTTTGCGTACATACGAAAGTCAGCTACCTGTTTTATTAAGAGGCTAAGAATTGATAAAGAGGTTTTCAAAAAATACATTTACAAGAAGAATAACATCTTCGCACAATAATGATCACAGATAAGAAAAATCACATTCTTCATTAAAGAATACATGAACAAATTCCATGTGCAACAAACATATCTAAGATATGAATTGGTCCACAGAGCTCACGTAGACACACTGCTTGGTTTAAATGAAACAatatacaatacatatcacaatatAGACATATTTTGAAGACAAGTACCACTCAGTTGGTTCAcattcagaaatttaattttatatttcttttctagGTTTCGAAGAtgtttaacatagacatcactatAGCGGAAAAAAAACAACAATTGTGATACACATCTGCAACAAAATAAcatattcaaaatattaaaaagaaaataaatgtacaaGGGCAAAAACATATTTTACAATGTAAATGCAACCAAGCAGATTCCCTAAAATCAATACCATATAACAAACTGCGAAAGACAGCACTGAAAGTAAACAACTCACTGCTGCACAGTGCACATGTTCCCAGGCAATCAGAAACATAGTAGTAGATAGTAACATTTCATTAGATATACAAAAATGACACATTTTTAACAAATAATAGGCCTAATATAAATTTTCTGACCTTACCATTGTTTTCAACACACATCACACATAAaacacaagaaacaaacaaattcaGTCCGGTTACGTTACAGATGTTTCAACAAATCAGAAATCTTTTTGCAAAAAATCCACTTGCCATGCAGGACGCTCAAGCTTTGCTTCACTGTGTATCTTCCCATGTTCCCGCAATGCTCCTTCTGTGAAAAACTTTGTTTTGCACTCTGAGCAGGAATAAATATTTTGGCTTTCATGTGATTTTAAATGTTGCAACAGCTTGTGGTTTGACACAAATGATTTCTCACATAGATCACATTTGAATGGTTTCCCAGTGTGGAGCATCATATGTGTCATCAAGCCAGATTTTTGGGGAAAGCGCTGTAGGCAAACCGAACAACAGTATGGTTTCTCACCTGTATGGATGCGGACATGCTGTTTCAATATTGATCTTACAGCAAATCGTTTGGTACAGTACGAACACTGAAATGGGCGCTCTCCGGTATGAGCTCGCAAATGCCTTTCGAGATGCGATTTCTTTTTATAACCCTTACCACAAGATTCACAAAAGAAACGCCTTTCTGCTACTTTACTAATGGTTGCATCTTTCAAAGGACCTGGATCAACTTTTGCTTTAAAGAAACCACCTGAGCGCGTAACACATGTAATTGCACACCTGTAAACTGGAACAGTGTCTTTTCTGATTATTTGGTTGGAAATAATTTCTGAAGTAGAAGTACAAACAGTGAGACTATTTGGATCAAGTCTTTCAATTTTCATTTTAGGTGCTGGGTTACAGACAGATTCAACCCCACAATAAATTTTGCTGTTTTCCAAGAGTTCTTCCTTTTCAGATATTTTACATAGGGGGCTTGAATTTCTGTGCAGGGAGCTCAGTTCATCAACCGTTGACATGTTTGTTACAGCAATACCACAGATACCATGCCTGTATTCTGCACTGCCAGTTTCTACCAAAGGTACAAATACCTCTTGTAGAGTACGGTTTCCCTTGTGACAGTCCACACTGTTACCCAAATCAGCTGAATCATTGTACTCTGCACTGCAGGTAAGTGTTTTTGAAAACTCCACAACATTGTGATCTGAGGCTGTAATCTCACTGCATTTATCATTCACTTTGTTTGTGTCATCAAATACAGACTGATTATTTTTGTGAGAATGTGTATCTGTACATGCCAACGTGCAATTTTTATCACTTGTACAGGgcataatttcattttcaaaagtatTATTCAGGCCTTCTGTAACACAAGCTAAAGAGTCATTTATGCATTCTTTCTTCACCACTTTATTCTGGGAACTTGCCGCTCCTAAAACGCATCTACTACTGCATTCCATACTGCTATTTTCAGCAACTGTCAAATTGTTGGTACTATCCTCATTTCTGGTTGGGCTAAGAGGTCTGCTACCTTCTTCTATTTCTAGGTCTTCATATTCATCAAAAATATCTATCTTGATATCATAGTCACTATCGAATAATCGTCCACTTCCATTAACCTCTATATctgtttcagtttcagaaccactgAAATCATCACTCGAGACTGCAGAAGCTGAGTGATCACATCGTTCATTTATACCACTTATAGCAGTCCTTTGTTTGTCTTGAAGCATCACGGGTACATTTAAATTATTTCCACCATACAGTGGCTGTGCACTCTTTGCTGGCTTCACACTTCTTTCACTAACGCCACCACTGTCATGTAAAATGCTCATATCCAATGGTACATCTGATAATTTAAAAGGAGAGTTTTCGTTGTAGAAAGGAACTAAATTGACTGGACCGTCATCAGCCAAGGATGTCGCTGGTAATGAAATGTCTGATAGACATTCATCGGATTGTTTCACCGTTTCCGTCGCCGTGGAGTCATTTTCACCACATATTCCGTCGTGAGTTACAGAATCTACACTACCTTCAATCACTTTTCCGTCACTGCTCGTAAATGTCCAACCATTTAAAGCAATCATGGCGAAGGAAAGTTCCTCTGAGGTATGGGCAGACACATGGTGCCTGTGAAGAGTTATGAGATTTTCATGAGATTGCCGACAAATATGACAAATATAATTTGCTGTCGTTCCTTTCAATAGAGGCATCTATGAAGGAAATATAATTTACGGAGGTATTAGATTTGAGTGATAGTTTCACAACAGCACCTACATTAAATATATGAAATAGTACCTTACTATCTCCACAGTCCGTGTGAGGGGCCGCCTCCATGAAAAGTCTGTAGTTTCATTCAATTATTCGCAATGATAAATCAAGTTACCACATTTATAAGGCTAATTAATTACGCCGACTCTTAAAGTTTTCGAATGAAACGACGTATTTACTTTCAACGGTAATAGTACCGTAGTGATAGAGGTTTTACGCGGTACAAGCCAAAAAATAACTGGAAGTAGCACATACAAAATTGACCAAGAATTTATCTTTACCACGCACTGAAATTTTAGACTTCACGAAAACAAATTACGCGCtcaattttttcattgtttctcacCAATTGCTCTCTCTGAAGATATTTTACTACGAAGATTCCATAGATACAACAACAATGCATTCTATACATTCcagagtagaaaataattaaaaaaacttgaACAAAAGTTTTTTATAGTACATAAAAAATCTGACGCGTGGAATTAagcatctttatttttttttagaaaacataGTTTATCATACTTCGCACATGTCATGAGCAGATCTGTTAGTAACACAATCTCAGGTAGCAAAACGTTAATCATTCtcttatttttgcaaaaataaattgCGTTGGCTTTATTCACAGGTCGGTAAATAATTAGATCAATTCAAAGTTATTACAAAGTGTTACGTTATTGGGTAAGAGAAATGATTTACAACCGCATTTTGCTTTACGAAATTCAATGGTCTTATTTACTTCAGGAAAATGTGGTATATTTTCATGTTATTGTACTAGTTTGGGTTTTGAACATCTGAAAGATCTCGATGTTTCTAGAAACTACGCCACTGTTCTCAGGCATCGATTATCGTATACGTTTCGACACGAGATGCACCGTACCGCGTCGCTTATTGGTGGATGCGAGCTTGTCGTGGGAGAATGTTCTGGTGGTTTGTGGGTGGCAGATCTGAGTGTATATATTCAGCCTCGCCAAGGTATCTCTTAGTATGTCATTTTCGTTTCGTGACAAACCGAGACTCAGTGAACGGCTTCGTGGTAAATCTGGTGATGATTTAATCAACGAATTAAAAAATCATATTGACCAAGAGCGGAAGATGTTCTTTGATACTGCTCCAAATTGGGGATCTGTTCACCCGTCGGGATCTTTCTCTTCTAGGGTAAGTGTGCTTATATCAACAATTGTATCAACACATCTTGTTTATAAGATACCGTGTGTTCAATCACAATTTGTTTACCTACTTAACTTTAAAGGAGGTTGGCGTAAAGTAAGTGTGACCCCATTTGCAAAGTTAAGGCAACCGTATATCCAAGTAAGCGTTATATAGGTTTTAATACTAAAGTGCATTATATGGGTTATATGGATTTAACGACTGGCGTAATTCCACTTTCTTGTTTTGGAAGTAGCCGGCAGTGTTGCTCTTCAGTATACTCTGAAACTTTCTGCGGAAATAAAGTACTTGATACCACATAGAAACACTTCGGTGCTACACAACCCGGAAAAAAATGTCAGTTGCAGAACGTTTTTTTCCGCTCCGCTAGAAGTTGTACTGGAATTCTCGCAGTTATAGTGATACGTCGACAGTAAGGAATGAGGGAGTTCGTTGGGTTGCTGTGGATGTAAGCCGCATGtctttttttttgcaaatgtcTTGTTGTGACATGGACTTTTCCAGCATTTGAGAGTGCTGTTAGATATCGGTTTgcagaaacaaattttaaatataTCATGGCGTTTTTTTTGTTTCCTGGTGTGCATACTTAGCTATAAAAAACCTTTTTAGTAGTAGCCGTACGTTTAGTCAACCGAAATCGTGTGACATTCGGTGAAATTATTTGTTTCCGTTTTCACGAACGGTGTGTTGCTGTTACGCACAGGTGATTTACGGGAGACCTGATGATAGTTTTCTGCCTGTTTTGGTTGAAGAGACGCTCTAGAAAGAAGAAATTAGTAGTGTACCAATTTGTCATAGGAAAGAAATTGTTTTTATAGATACGTTGACAGTAGTCAACTTCGGTTAATCTTTCACGGGGCATTATCAGAATCAGCGATACAATATTAGGGTTCTCTTGTAAGTATGATGTGACACTTTGGGAAGGAAATGTTGAGTTTCAGCCCGACCTCGCTGTTTCAGATGTATGTATGGTTTGTGTACATTTTTGTGGTGATTTACATTACTAGTAGTTATGTTTTGGTCAGTTGGTTCAGAGATTGTTGGGAGATGGGGAATATTCCAGGCTTCAACACGTGTGGGGAGGGCAAGCTATTCACGTATCACACCCACAGACTTTGCTTGTGACGTAGTTGGCGCATCGTTCAACTGAAATAGCCCCAAATGGCCGTGGCTGCTGAGTCAGCagcccttgtatttaagtccggtTTGCCTTGCGGTCGTCGCAGTAGCGTTACAGATACTGGAGTGGTGTATTAAACGTGTGCTCCGTTGGTATAACGATGGAATCGCAGAGTTCTCGTGGACCTGTTACTTACATGCAGGTGAGGTAAAAATAACAGGTTTCTTGTACGTTTCACTTTTCTGGCTATCACCGGCCGTTTATTTTTGAACAGCAAGATTTAATGAGATCTTTTTCCCTTGTACTatcggcttgtgtgtgtgtgtgtgtgtgtgtgtgtgtgtgtgtgtgtgtgtgtgtgtgttggttaagGAGGAAATTGAAATGCTGTGGTGTAATTATACATCTAAGGGGCAAGTGACCTAGGATTACCAAACATAACAACAGTTGTAGTTCGGTTAGGTGAAATTGTGGTTCTAATTATAATGAATTGTGCTGCATAGGTATCACCatatgttgaaataaacattgttACAGGTTATGTTGATACGATTGTTGTTAAAATTTGTCTACATTGAAAATGGGGTAAGATTCAAATAGCTTGAAAATTGTTTTGAGCTAATGTGGTTCGGTATGTTGAGACCAATTCACATGGTGTTATAGGGCGTAACACTTTCCTGAACTGAAGATCCAAAGTAACAGTAATGTACTGTCTACAACATTGTCAAAGAATGGCAAAATGACATGGAAAGTTGAGTGCAATTTGAGCAGCTGGAAAGGACTCACCACTCATtgctttggtgtttttttttttttttcccttagcATTGTGCTTCATGAAAGGAAACAATGTTGATAACTTATTTATCAAAGGCTCAAGTTTTTCAGCAAAGTACTGTCTACATTATGGTTTGTCAGTCGAAGTGTTAATGTATTTAAACCTTCTAGTAGAACTGGAAAGTCTACTTCCTAAAAAGAAGGAATTTACCCCCCCTTTAAAACAATGAAAGCAAGTTATTGGTATATACGACACACAAGTTTTTACTGTTTGCAACGTGTAAGGTGTTACGGCCTACTGAAATGACGTGGAATTTCTTTCTCTCCATATTGCATTTTAGGAATGCCCAGATTTCATCTTGAGATTGAGTTTATGGAGTCATTTGGGTTAAGAGTATAAGCTGCAATAGCCAGGGCAGCGATTCTTTTGGAAAACCTGGAGTTCTCGGGGAATTCTGTGCTTGTTAAGCTAGGAAAGAAACTTGATTTTATTGAGTATTAAAAATCGCAAATTTTATAATACTTAATATTTCAGCatgtgttaattatatgaatattattccataaAAATTACTGATGTTTTAAAAACCGCTGTTGAACTACTGCTTATGGCTGTTAAATACCTCAGCTGAGAGGGAAGAAAAGTCATTGGGGTATGTTGCCCACACCCCCATTCCACTCGCCATTAATTTATCGCGAGCTTCTTGACACCATCTTCCTCTTGACTCTTGGAATTCTGAggaatttttatataaaattttttcttcaaatttgtgTAGCCCTTAATAGGGTGCTTCTAGGATGATTTTCTATTGCTCATgacacatttgaaacattttgctatACGTCGTTTCAGTGTATTAGGGCCTTTGACCACTCTCCACTCCCACACAAACAAATgtcaatatgaaataaaaaaattgtgatgaCTGACAAATGTGTAGCCTAACCAGAAGGTCTAAATCATTAGCAATGTCTGCTTAAGATTTGACAATTGTTATTCATGGATGCTTATTTCTACCAGGTAAATTCAGAAATGCTGTATTGCATTATTGACAAATGTGACAAATTGGCTAGTAGAAGTAAGGCTATCAATCCAGAGGTATGGAATTTGATTCAAGTCTGTCAAAGAACTTGTCACTTATTGTTTATTTGACCTAATTACCAGTTGTTTCACTTGCAGCATTGAATTGTTAATGTAAAATTATGACAATTTGCATTCTTGTACAGATGCCACATTAAATTGTAAATTCTCCTATAAATGTGTGGATAAGTCTGAAAGAAGGCTGGGAATTACCACTTGCAATTGTACTCTCTGAAAGTACCTTCTGGTTAGTAAGTCTTACCATTACACATTAAAGTATTTAGATTCATATTAAGTGCATACACTCTACATACACTGATGTGGCAAGGCATGTGATGGCGATACGCACACATAGAGGCGATGGTAATATCgcttacataaggtataaaagggaagtgcattggcggagctttcatttgtacttgggtgattcacatgaaaaagtGTAAgacttgattatggccacacgaatggacttcagactttgaacgcggaagatAGTTGGAGCTGGGTGTACAGGACATTCCGTTTCCGAAATCATTATgggattcaatattctgagatttcaggtattacctcttgcCACGGACAATGCAATGGTCAATGGCATTCACATGACAGAGAGCAGCAGTATTCCTCTAGAGTTACCAGTACTAACAGACTAACAACACTgcatggaataaccacataaataaATGTGGAACATATGATAAATGTAACCATCAGGACAGTTTGGTGAAATTtgccattaatgggctgtggcaccaAACGATCGATGTGATTGCCTGTGCTACCAGcatatcacctgcagtgcctctcttgggcttgTGGCCATATTATTTGGTCCTTAGACAACTGGAAAATGGTGGCCTGGTCTGATG
Encoded proteins:
- the LOC124595423 gene encoding zinc finger protein Xfin-like isoform X2; translation: MIALNGWTFTSSDGKVIEGSVDSVTHDGICGENDSTATETVKQSDECLSDISLPATSLADDGPVNLVPFYNENSPFKLSDVPLDMSILHDSGGVSERSVKPAKSAQPLYGGNNLNVPVMLQDKQRTAISGINERCDHSASAVSSDDFSGSETETDIEVNGSGRLFDSDYDIKIDIFDEYEDLEIEEGSRPLSPTRNEDSTNNLTVAENSSMECSSRCVLGAASSQNKVVKKECINDSLACVTEGLNNTFENEIMPCTSDKNCTLACTDTHSHKNNQSVFDDTNKVNDKCSEITASDHNVVEFSKTLTCSAEYNDSADLGNSVDCHKGNRTLQEVFVPLVETGSAEYRHGICGIAVTNMSTVDELSSLHRNSSPLCKISEKEELLENSKIYCGVESVCNPAPKMKIERLDPNSLTVCTSTSEIISNQIIRKDTVPVYRCAITCVTRSGGFFKAKVDPGPLKDATISKVAERRFFCESCGKGYKKKSHLERHLRAHTGERPFQCSYCTKRFAVRSILKQHVRIHTGEKPYCCSVCLQRFPQKSGLMTHMMLHTGKPFKCDLCEKSFVSNHKLLQHLKSHESQNIYSCSECKTKFFTEGALREHGKIHSEAKLERPAWQVDFLQKDF
- the LOC124595423 gene encoding zinc finger protein 570-like isoform X1 encodes the protein MEAAPHTDCGDSKMPLLKGTTANYICHICRQSHENLITLHRHHVSAHTSEELSFAMIALNGWTFTSSDGKVIEGSVDSVTHDGICGENDSTATETVKQSDECLSDISLPATSLADDGPVNLVPFYNENSPFKLSDVPLDMSILHDSGGVSERSVKPAKSAQPLYGGNNLNVPVMLQDKQRTAISGINERCDHSASAVSSDDFSGSETETDIEVNGSGRLFDSDYDIKIDIFDEYEDLEIEEGSRPLSPTRNEDSTNNLTVAENSSMECSSRCVLGAASSQNKVVKKECINDSLACVTEGLNNTFENEIMPCTSDKNCTLACTDTHSHKNNQSVFDDTNKVNDKCSEITASDHNVVEFSKTLTCSAEYNDSADLGNSVDCHKGNRTLQEVFVPLVETGSAEYRHGICGIAVTNMSTVDELSSLHRNSSPLCKISEKEELLENSKIYCGVESVCNPAPKMKIERLDPNSLTVCTSTSEIISNQIIRKDTVPVYRCAITCVTRSGGFFKAKVDPGPLKDATISKVAERRFFCESCGKGYKKKSHLERHLRAHTGERPFQCSYCTKRFAVRSILKQHVRIHTGEKPYCCSVCLQRFPQKSGLMTHMMLHTGKPFKCDLCEKSFVSNHKLLQHLKSHESQNIYSCSECKTKFFTEGALREHGKIHSEAKLERPAWQVDFLQKDF